One window of Candidatus Anaeroferrophillus wilburensis genomic DNA carries:
- a CDS encoding nucleoside deaminase has translation MNQILLDRFYMSLALDEARRAFVAGETPVGAVAVHRGRVIARGANRKEEKGIALSHAEMEVLTLASGKVGDWRLSDVSLYVTLEPCIMCAGAMLQARLQRLVYGCADPKAGAIESLYTLANDRRLNHQILVCSGVLADQSRTLLQQFFQLLRVTKKQQKKGSDTDGRYPEL, from the coding sequence ATGAATCAGATTTTGCTGGATAGATTTTATATGTCGCTGGCTCTCGATGAGGCCCGCCGGGCTTTTGTGGCTGGCGAAACGCCGGTTGGCGCAGTGGCTGTCCACCGGGGCCGGGTTATTGCCCGGGGGGCGAATCGCAAAGAGGAAAAGGGGATTGCTCTCTCCCATGCGGAAATGGAGGTCTTGACGTTGGCCAGCGGGAAAGTCGGCGACTGGCGCTTGTCGGATGTCAGCCTCTATGTTACCTTGGAACCCTGCATCATGTGTGCCGGCGCCATGCTGCAGGCCCGGCTGCAGCGCTTGGTGTATGGCTGTGCCGATCCGAAAGCAGGGGCCATTGAGTCGCTCTATACCCTGGCCAATGACCGGCGACTTAATCATCAGATTCTCGTTTGCAGCGGCGTGCTGGCCGATCAGTCGCGAACTCTGCTGCAGCAATTTTTTCAACTTTTACGGGTGACGAAAAAACAACAAAAGAAAGGCAGTGATACCGATGGCAGATATCCAGAACTATGA
- a CDS encoding DUF4416 family protein — MSSKTLPEPVLLLASVLAADEQLIRAALSRLVVLCGPMDCLTAPLPFDFSSYYEREMGSPLWRRLVVFAGPFHRQRLPAIKNMTNELEKEFADGAGRRRVNIDPGYLAIEHLVLATTKSSYHRPYLGAGIYADLTLIYQHGSYQALAWTYPDYASADYVSFFGDLRRKLLWLRKRKEWRQYSLFGK; from the coding sequence ATGAGCAGCAAAACCCTTCCTGAACCTGTTTTGCTGTTGGCCAGTGTTCTCGCTGCTGATGAGCAACTGATCCGGGCAGCACTTTCCCGTCTCGTGGTCCTCTGTGGACCGATGGATTGCCTGACAGCGCCCCTGCCTTTTGATTTCAGTTCCTATTATGAACGGGAAATGGGTAGTCCGCTGTGGCGTCGCTTAGTGGTGTTTGCCGGGCCGTTTCATCGTCAGCGGCTACCGGCAATAAAAAACATGACGAATGAGCTGGAAAAAGAGTTTGCCGATGGCGCGGGCCGGCGCCGGGTTAATATCGATCCTGGCTATCTTGCCATTGAGCATCTGGTGCTGGCAACGACCAAGAGTTCCTATCATCGGCCCTACCTTGGTGCAGGCATTTATGCCGATTTGACCCTTATCTATCAGCACGGCAGTTATCAGGCGCTGGCCTGGACCTACCCTGATTATGCCAGTGCTGATTATGTCAGTTTTTTCGGTGATCTGAGGAGGAAATTGTTGTGGTTACGGAAGCGCAAAGAGTGGAGGCAGTACTCTCTTTTTGGAAAATGA
- a CDS encoding NAD(P)-dependent glycerol-3-phosphate dehydrogenase — protein MNIGVIGAGSWGTALANLLASQGVHAVTLWAYEPDLVERMRTTGENDLFLPGFFLSPTLEFTTDLRAVVVDKDLLLLVSPSQVMRSVVQQIRGGIPSDTIIVSAAKGIENNTLLTMSQVLREVLPAACHSHLAVLSGPSFAKEVAAGMPTAVVAAAADHEVAVGVQQAFSTATFRVYSNNDVLGVELCGALKNVMALAAGVSDGLGFGYNTRAALITRGLAEMTRLGMALGAEATTFAGLAGMGDLVLTCTGDLSRNRSVGMALGQGKTLDEILAGMKMVAEGVKTTLSAYQLAAKHGVEVPIIEQMYNILYEQKDPQAAVAELLAREPKPEVS, from the coding sequence ATGAATATTGGCGTGATCGGGGCTGGTAGTTGGGGAACCGCGCTGGCCAATCTGCTTGCCAGCCAGGGGGTCCATGCGGTTACCCTCTGGGCGTATGAGCCGGATCTGGTTGAGCGTATGCGGACAACCGGGGAGAACGATCTTTTTCTGCCGGGGTTTTTTTTGTCGCCGACCTTGGAATTTACCACTGATCTTAGGGCTGTGGTGGTGGATAAGGATCTCCTGTTGTTGGTTTCACCATCACAGGTGATGCGCTCAGTGGTGCAGCAGATCCGTGGTGGTATCCCTTCTGATACTATTATCGTTTCGGCTGCCAAAGGGATTGAAAACAATACGTTGCTGACCATGTCACAGGTTTTGCGGGAAGTACTGCCGGCTGCCTGCCACAGTCACCTGGCCGTACTTTCAGGTCCGTCCTTTGCCAAAGAGGTGGCTGCGGGCATGCCGACTGCGGTTGTTGCCGCTGCTGCCGATCACGAGGTGGCCGTTGGGGTGCAGCAGGCATTTTCTACCGCAACTTTTCGTGTCTACAGCAACAACGATGTTCTCGGCGTGGAGTTGTGCGGCGCCCTGAAAAATGTCATGGCTTTGGCTGCCGGGGTATCGGATGGCCTGGGCTTTGGTTATAATACCCGGGCGGCTTTGATAACCCGCGGATTGGCGGAAATGACCCGCCTGGGGATGGCGCTGGGAGCTGAGGCGACAACGTTTGCCGGTCTGGCCGGCATGGGGGATCTGGTGCTTACCTGTACCGGAGATCTTTCCCGCAATCGTTCGGTAGGCATGGCTTTGGGGCAGGGAAAAACCCTGGATGAAATTCTGGCGGGCATGAAGATGGTTGCCGAGGGGGTGAAAACAACGCTTTCGGCCTATCAGCTAGCGGCAAAACATGGCGTTGAGGTGCCGATCATCGAGCAGATGTATAATATCCTCTATGAGCAGAAAGACCCGCAGGCGGCGGTTGCCGAACTTCTGGCCCGGGAACCGAAACCGGAAGTTTCTTAA
- a CDS encoding 50S ribosomal protein L9, whose amino-acid sequence MKVILQEPVDRLGNVGDIVTVANGYGRNYLIPTGLAIEANEGNVKYLGHHRRVLDKKRARLQAKGEELKARLEALSLKFERKIGEKGKLFGSVTGKDVADELAARGIELDRRKIDLPETVKGAGTFTAIVALQPGIAAEISFSVVGESEEDVQVQDPVVAEEPAAETPAE is encoded by the coding sequence ATGAAGGTTATTTTGCAGGAGCCGGTTGACCGGCTGGGAAATGTTGGAGATATTGTAACGGTCGCCAACGGCTATGGCAGGAACTACCTGATCCCCACCGGCCTGGCGATTGAAGCTAACGAAGGTAATGTCAAATATCTGGGGCATCACCGGCGGGTGCTGGATAAGAAACGGGCCCGGTTGCAGGCCAAAGGGGAGGAGCTGAAAGCACGTCTTGAAGCGTTGTCCCTCAAGTTTGAACGTAAAATTGGTGAAAAAGGGAAGCTTTTCGGCTCGGTGACCGGCAAGGATGTTGCGGATGAACTGGCGGCCCGGGGCATTGAGCTTGACCGCCGGAAAATCGACCTGCCGGAAACGGTAAAGGGTGCAGGGACTTTTACTGCGATTGTTGCCCTGCAGCCGGGGATTGCCGCTGAAATATCCTTTAGCGTGGTGGGTGAGTCGGAGGAGGATGTGCAGGTTCAGGATCCGGTAGTGGCCGAAGAGCCTGCGGCAGAAACTCCAGCCGAGTGA
- a CDS encoding universal stress protein → MLNYRKKILVAVDGSAVSDKAVYEAVWMAGCGQGAFPNRVVAVFTKVAYATDYFDKLPTGSNPVIAENDDRWQEVVEQIFLVAKKLASENNVLLETKVMFGDPATSIVKVAKDLDVDVIVIGSTGKGMVARTLLGSVSSEVLNHAPCSVYLVKA, encoded by the coding sequence ATGCTGAATTACCGGAAAAAAATTTTGGTGGCGGTCGATGGCTCGGCGGTTTCAGATAAGGCTGTCTATGAAGCGGTGTGGATGGCCGGTTGCGGTCAGGGAGCTTTTCCCAATAGAGTGGTTGCCGTCTTTACCAAGGTAGCCTACGCCACCGACTACTTTGATAAATTGCCAACTGGCAGCAATCCAGTGATTGCCGAAAATGACGATCGCTGGCAGGAGGTTGTGGAACAGATTTTTCTGGTTGCCAAAAAGCTGGCCAGTGAAAATAATGTCCTGCTGGAAACCAAAGTGATGTTCGGTGATCCGGCAACCAGCATTGTCAAGGTGGCCAAGGATTTGGATGTTGATGTGATTGTGATTGGCAGTACCGGCAAAGGGATGGTGGCCAGAACCCTGCTCGGCAGTGTTTCTTCCGAAGTCTTGAACCATGCCCCCTGCAGTGTTTATCTGGTTAAGGCCTGA
- the rfaE1 gene encoding D-glycero-beta-D-manno-heptose-7-phosphate kinase has protein sequence MTSIMFSRKRLSDIVAGMAGKRVMVIGDVMVDQFITGTVGRISPEAPVPVVQVQREQSLPGGAANVVRNLLAMGAKPEIVSVVGADSNGDLLLSLLAGIGCSGAYIVRDDQRQTSVKTRVVAHHQQVVRFDRETLNPLNSGTAGQLQKHVTQLLAEVEGVIVSDYGKGVINPLLFDDLVVGCRQAGVYLAVDPKVKNFPLYHHIDLITPNTFEASQACGFALDSPVAVERAGMFIKQRFHSRSVIITRGEEGMAVFPEHGDVLRLPTMAKEVFDVTGAGDTVIALMTLGALVPGVTLGEAAAVANLAAGVVVGKVGTAQVTPPEIFAYFQKVLQ, from the coding sequence ATGACAAGCATAATGTTTTCCCGCAAACGGCTGAGCGATATTGTTGCCGGTATGGCCGGCAAGCGGGTGATGGTTATTGGTGATGTAATGGTTGATCAGTTTATCACGGGGACGGTCGGCCGTATTTCTCCCGAGGCTCCGGTGCCAGTGGTGCAGGTGCAACGCGAACAGAGCCTGCCGGGCGGCGCCGCCAATGTGGTGCGCAATCTGTTGGCCATGGGGGCTAAGCCGGAGATTGTTTCAGTGGTGGGCGCAGACAGCAATGGAGATCTCCTGCTTTCTCTGCTTGCCGGGATTGGCTGCTCCGGGGCATATATTGTCAGGGATGATCAGCGGCAGACATCGGTGAAAACCAGGGTGGTCGCTCACCATCAACAGGTGGTCCGCTTTGACCGTGAGACGCTTAATCCCCTGAATTCGGGGACGGCCGGCCAGCTGCAGAAGCATGTAACACAACTGCTTGCTGAGGTGGAGGGGGTGATTGTTTCAGATTATGGCAAGGGAGTGATCAACCCGCTGCTGTTTGATGATCTGGTTGTCGGCTGCCGTCAGGCAGGAGTTTATCTGGCTGTCGACCCCAAAGTGAAAAACTTCCCCCTCTATCATCATATTGATCTGATTACCCCCAATACTTTCGAGGCTTCGCAGGCCTGTGGATTTGCCCTTGATTCACCGGTGGCGGTTGAAAGGGCGGGGATGTTTATTAAACAGCGATTTCACAGCAGGTCGGTCATTATTACCCGTGGCGAGGAAGGTATGGCTGTCTTTCCTGAGCATGGGGATGTCCTGCGGCTGCCCACCATGGCCAAGGAAGTGTTTGATGTTACCGGTGCCGGTGATACAGTTATTGCGCTGATGACTTTGGGTGCCCTGGTTCCCGGAGTAACCCTGGGAGAAGCCGCTGCGGTCGCCAATCTGGCCGCCGGCGTTGTGGTCGGCAAAGTGGGTACCGCTCAGGTAACCCCACCGGAAATTTTTGCTTATTTCCAGAAGGTTCTCCAGTGA
- a CDS encoding 4-hydroxy-tetrahydrodipicolinate synthase, whose product MFAGSMVAIVTPFVDGTVDKEALRGLVEFHLQHGTDAIVPCGTTGESATLSHAEHDMVVELVVEAVNGRVPVIAGAGSNNTSEAVRLTRHAKDAGADGALLITPYYNKPTQEGLYQHFSTVASKVEIPMVLYNVPSRTSTDMLPETVARLAKIPHIVGIKEATGCMSRASDIIASCGPDFFLISGDDGTFFPLLCVGGKGVISVTANIVPDLMASLYDSFVGGDIVAARDLHYRLQKLIKTMFIETNPVPVKESLVMMGKVQAGLRLPLCPLGDANRKTLRTVLEEYGLLS is encoded by the coding sequence ATGTTTGCTGGTTCGATGGTTGCTATTGTGACCCCGTTTGTTGATGGGACGGTTGATAAGGAGGCCCTCAGGGGACTGGTGGAATTTCATCTGCAGCATGGGACGGATGCCATTGTTCCCTGTGGAACCACCGGCGAGTCAGCCACCCTTTCCCATGCCGAACATGACATGGTGGTGGAGCTGGTGGTCGAGGCGGTTAACGGTCGGGTGCCGGTTATTGCCGGAGCCGGTTCCAACAACACCAGTGAGGCTGTTCGTTTAACCCGTCATGCGAAGGATGCCGGGGCTGACGGGGCACTGTTGATCACCCCCTACTACAATAAGCCGACCCAGGAAGGTCTTTATCAGCATTTTTCCACCGTTGCCAGCAAGGTGGAGATTCCCATGGTTCTCTATAATGTTCCCAGCCGAACGAGCACCGATATGCTGCCGGAAACGGTGGCCCGCCTGGCGAAGATTCCCCATATTGTCGGTATCAAAGAAGCCACCGGCTGTATGAGTCGAGCCAGCGACATCATCGCTTCCTGCGGCCCTGACTTTTTCCTTATTTCCGGTGATGATGGGACCTTTTTCCCACTCCTGTGCGTCGGTGGCAAGGGGGTGATCTCCGTAACCGCTAATATTGTTCCCGACCTCATGGCATCATTGTATGATAGCTTTGTCGGTGGTGATATCGTTGCCGCCCGTGACCTCCACTATCGACTGCAGAAACTGATCAAAACCATGTTCATTGAAACCAATCCCGTGCCGGTCAAAGAGTCCCTGGTGATGATGGGCAAGGTTCAGGCTGGCTTGCGGCTGCCGCTCTGCCCCTTGGGTGATGCCAACCGGAAGACGTTGCGGACAGTTCTGGAGGAATATGGTTTGCTTTCCTGA
- a CDS encoding diaminopimelate epimerase — MNGSGNDFIIVDNRSQIFPEDDRPLLIRRLCQRQTGVGSDGLILLEDDSQVDFSWRFYNADGSEAEMCGNGGRCAARFAFLHGIAPERMVFRTLAGLIKAEIHGSQVKLQLSSPGDIRQDICLLIGDEEVVVDFINTGVPHVVIPVDDLSLCEVREKGRRIRFHDEFQPAGTNVNFISVVTPHELSIRTYERGVEDETLACGTGSVAASLAASARGLVVPPTRVVTRSGEVLTVYYQRERAGFTEVFLEGDAKIVYEGSIIREFLQ, encoded by the coding sequence ATGAATGGTAGTGGCAATGATTTCATTATTGTCGATAATCGGTCGCAGATTTTCCCTGAAGATGATCGTCCCCTGCTGATCCGCCGCCTCTGTCAGCGGCAAACCGGTGTCGGCAGTGATGGTCTGATCCTGTTGGAAGACGACTCCCAGGTTGACTTCAGCTGGCGATTTTATAACGCTGATGGTTCCGAAGCGGAAATGTGTGGCAATGGCGGCCGTTGTGCTGCCAGATTTGCTTTTCTCCATGGCATTGCCCCTGAACGGATGGTATTTCGCACCCTTGCCGGTCTTATTAAAGCGGAAATTCATGGGTCGCAGGTCAAGCTCCAGCTGTCTTCGCCGGGTGATATTCGCCAGGATATTTGCCTCTTGATTGGTGATGAAGAGGTTGTCGTTGATTTTATTAATACCGGTGTTCCCCACGTGGTAATACCGGTGGATGACCTGTCTCTCTGTGAGGTCAGGGAAAAGGGCCGCCGGATTCGTTTCCATGATGAGTTTCAGCCGGCCGGTACCAACGTCAACTTCATCTCGGTTGTCACTCCCCATGAACTGAGCATTCGAACCTATGAACGGGGGGTTGAGGATGAAACCTTGGCCTGCGGCACTGGGTCGGTTGCTGCCTCCCTTGCTGCCAGTGCCCGCGGGCTGGTTGTTCCACCAACCCGGGTTGTCACCCGGTCCGGAGAGGTGCTGACCGTCTATTATCAGCGGGAACGTGCCGGCTTCACAGAAGTTTTTCTTGAAGGGGATGCTAAAATAGTATATGAAGGATCGATAATCAGGGAGTTTTTACAATAG
- a CDS encoding DUF2232 domain-containing protein, which yields MGSEYPLSTRAVALGVVVAVVCFSAAVVVPFFGFIPGLLTMVPVVYVAALGRHWWLAFLMVLLASILLYLLFQGTAPVLGFLIEYGLPAVVLSYITLKGYSRLHSMVLAAAGSTCVMVLAVSFYAAQHSLTPMVLLQQAFQTNLEMVQSVYRDMGMAEEQLLFLQNSSSAMGYWAGMLFPSLLFGAYFLLSGLTVTAVVLLSRWRKTTSSWKTGSTFEHFAVYQQVVWLFIGCWVLLLVPGVPEFGRFFLWNGIAILGFFYFLQGMAIIHCCLQAFQVRTGGRFFIYFLLFAFHFLLVAVAMAGLFDLWVDFRRIARRRDSDQGHC from the coding sequence GTGGGATCTGAATACCCTTTATCCACCAGGGCTGTTGCCCTGGGAGTGGTGGTGGCTGTTGTCTGCTTCAGTGCCGCCGTTGTGGTTCCGTTCTTTGGTTTTATCCCTGGATTGCTGACTATGGTGCCGGTGGTCTATGTGGCTGCGCTCGGCCGGCATTGGTGGTTGGCGTTTCTGATGGTGCTGCTGGCTTCCATCCTGCTGTACCTTTTATTCCAGGGTACCGCTCCCGTGCTGGGGTTTCTGATTGAATATGGCCTGCCGGCAGTGGTGCTCAGTTACATAACCTTGAAAGGCTACAGCCGGCTGCACAGCATGGTGCTGGCGGCGGCTGGCAGTACCTGTGTCATGGTGCTGGCGGTTTCCTTCTATGCTGCCCAGCACTCTCTGACTCCCATGGTCCTGTTGCAGCAGGCCTTCCAGACGAACCTGGAGATGGTCCAGAGTGTTTACCGTGACATGGGCATGGCCGAAGAGCAGCTGTTGTTTCTGCAGAATTCATCATCGGCAATGGGGTATTGGGCCGGGATGTTGTTTCCATCCTTGCTGTTCGGCGCCTATTTTCTGCTCAGCGGATTGACTGTTACGGCGGTGGTTTTGCTGAGTCGCTGGCGAAAGACGACCAGCAGTTGGAAAACCGGGTCCACGTTTGAGCATTTTGCTGTCTATCAGCAGGTGGTTTGGCTGTTTATCGGCTGCTGGGTGCTGTTGCTGGTTCCTGGTGTGCCGGAGTTCGGGCGTTTCTTCCTCTGGAACGGTATAGCTATACTGGGGTTTTTTTATTTTCTCCAGGGAATGGCAATTATCCATTGTTGCTTGCAGGCCTTTCAGGTGCGCACCGGGGGGCGGTTTTTCATCTATTTTCTGCTCTTTGCGTTCCATTTTTTGCTGGTTGCGGTGGCCATGGCAGGTCTTTTTGACTTATGGGTTGATTTTCGCAGAATTGCCCGCCGCCGGGACTCTGATCAGGGACATTGCTAG
- the ahcY gene encoding adenosylhomocysteinase, translating to MADIQNYDIKDVGLAAEGRLRIEWAAQNMPVLELIKERFKKEQPLAGVRLSACLHVTTETANLVITLKDGGADVVLCASNPLSTQDDVAAALVEDHAIPVYAIKGEDNHTYYEHIRAALQHFPAITMDDGADLVSSLHFIALDKMVEVNPVVRRWAEQLSADQRQQLVAGVVGGTEETTTGVIRLKSMERDGVLRFPVIAVNDASTKHFFDNRYGTGQSTLDGIIRATNRLLAGTTFVVCGYGWCGKGLAMRAKGMGAKVVVTEVDPLAALEAVMDGFRVMPLVEAATVGDFFCTVTGNMHVIDRDHFAVMKDGAIVSNSGHFDVEINLECLADMAVNRRYIREFVEEFTLDDGRRINVLGEGRLINLAAAEGHPASVMDMSFANQALAAEYMVKQAKALETRVYPVPADLDMEIAALKLKAMGVTIDVLTPEQEKYLNSWEMGT from the coding sequence ATGGCAGATATCCAGAACTATGACATTAAAGACGTGGGATTGGCGGCTGAAGGACGATTGCGGATTGAGTGGGCCGCCCAGAATATGCCGGTCCTGGAGCTGATCAAGGAACGGTTTAAAAAGGAACAGCCGTTGGCCGGAGTTCGTCTTTCCGCCTGTCTTCATGTGACGACGGAAACCGCCAATCTGGTGATCACCCTGAAAGATGGCGGTGCTGATGTGGTGTTGTGCGCTTCCAATCCTTTGAGCACCCAGGATGATGTGGCCGCTGCACTGGTGGAAGATCATGCTATCCCGGTCTATGCCATTAAAGGTGAAGACAACCATACCTACTACGAGCATATCCGGGCGGCCCTGCAGCACTTTCCGGCAATTACCATGGATGACGGTGCAGACCTGGTTTCATCACTCCACTTTATTGCGCTGGATAAGATGGTTGAGGTTAATCCGGTGGTCAGAAGATGGGCTGAACAGCTCAGTGCCGACCAAAGGCAGCAGCTGGTTGCCGGTGTGGTTGGCGGAACCGAGGAAACCACAACCGGGGTCATCCGGCTGAAAAGCATGGAGCGGGACGGGGTTTTGCGTTTTCCCGTTATTGCGGTCAATGATGCCAGCACCAAACATTTCTTTGACAACCGCTATGGTACGGGGCAGAGTACCCTTGATGGCATCATCAGGGCCACCAACCGGCTGTTGGCCGGGACCACCTTTGTAGTCTGTGGTTATGGCTGGTGCGGCAAGGGCTTGGCCATGCGGGCCAAAGGTATGGGAGCCAAGGTGGTGGTCACCGAGGTTGATCCCCTGGCGGCGCTTGAGGCGGTGATGGACGGCTTCCGGGTGATGCCGCTGGTGGAGGCGGCCACAGTGGGGGATTTCTTCTGCACAGTTACCGGTAATATGCATGTCATCGACCGGGACCATTTTGCCGTGATGAAAGATGGAGCCATCGTTTCCAATTCTGGTCATTTTGATGTGGAAATCAATCTTGAGTGCCTGGCCGACATGGCGGTGAACAGACGCTATATCCGGGAATTTGTCGAGGAGTTTACCCTTGACGATGGCCGGCGGATTAATGTGCTTGGCGAAGGGCGGCTCATCAATCTGGCGGCGGCTGAAGGGCATCCGGCCAGTGTGATGGATATGAGCTTTGCCAACCAGGCGTTGGCAGCTGAGTATATGGTCAAACAAGCCAAGGCGCTGGAAACCCGGGTCTACCCGGTGCCGGCCGATCTCGATATGGAGATTGCAGCGTTAAAACTGAAGGCCATGGGAGTTACTATTGATGTCCTGACTCCGGAGCAGGAAAAATATCTCAATTCCTGGGAGATGGGTACCTGA
- the era gene encoding GTPase Era: MTAFRCGYIGIFGRPNVGKSTFLNQVLGEKVAIVTDKPQTTRNRIVGIKNLTDAQLILIDTPGIHRPRGALNQALVDCTLAVLRDVDVSLFFFAADASSLTPGEEDLLALLVSEKRSFLPVFNKIDLVDRRQRELPLYGLLAEYLPDKQVPMLGISALKGTGIGGVLQAVVQKLPESPAFFPPDVHTDMSERFWVQEIIREKIFQLTRQEVPYGATALIDYFHDKESRLVIGATIYVEHSSQKGIIVGRQGQMVKAIGTAARREVESLVGIPVFLELRVAVEKKWTSNPAALKRFGYR, from the coding sequence ATGACCGCTTTTCGATGTGGCTATATCGGCATTTTCGGTCGGCCTAATGTCGGCAAATCAACCTTTCTCAATCAGGTGCTGGGTGAGAAAGTTGCCATCGTTACCGATAAACCCCAGACCACGAGAAATCGTATTGTCGGCATCAAAAATCTGACCGATGCCCAATTGATCCTGATTGATACTCCAGGGATTCACCGTCCCCGTGGTGCCTTGAACCAGGCACTGGTTGACTGTACCCTGGCAGTCCTCAGAGATGTTGATGTCAGCCTCTTTTTTTTCGCTGCGGATGCCAGCTCACTGACACCGGGAGAGGAAGATCTGCTGGCCTTGCTGGTCAGTGAGAAGCGTTCCTTTTTGCCGGTTTTTAATAAAATCGATCTGGTTGATCGCCGGCAGAGGGAATTGCCGCTTTATGGATTGCTTGCTGAGTATCTTCCTGATAAGCAGGTGCCAATGCTGGGTATTTCGGCGTTGAAGGGAACCGGCATCGGGGGAGTGTTGCAGGCGGTAGTCCAGAAACTACCTGAGTCGCCGGCCTTTTTTCCTCCCGATGTGCATACCGATATGTCCGAACGCTTCTGGGTCCAGGAGATTATCCGGGAGAAAATTTTTCAATTAACCCGTCAGGAAGTGCCCTACGGGGCCACGGCGCTGATTGATTATTTCCATGATAAGGAAAGCCGCCTGGTCATCGGTGCGACGATTTATGTTGAGCATTCATCCCAGAAAGGGATTATTGTCGGCCGGCAGGGGCAGATGGTGAAGGCGATTGGGACAGCCGCCCGCCGGGAGGTTGAATCGTTGGTGGGGATTCCCGTTTTTCTGGAACTGCGGGTTGCGGTGGAAAAAAAATGGACCAGCAATCCCGCCGCTCTCAAGCGATTTGGCTACCGTTAA
- the dnaB gene encoding replicative DNA helicase, with the protein MVDDTGKNDFTPRVPPQNMMAEQAVLGGVMLDNLAINKIMDLIEPADFYRESNRKIYQVMIDLSLKGEAIDLVTVTERLKAKKMLEQVGGVTYLSMLVDSIPTAANILSYAKIIKEKSILRQMIGAATTIVGSCYGEVADVEELVDQAETIIFNVAEKKVNPAFSPIEAIVKDSFRAIERLYDSPDLIAGTPSGFTDLDKLTSGFQRSDLIIIAGRPSMGKTAFALNIAQNAAVIAGLPVAVFSLEMAKEQLVVRMLCSEAEVDAHKLRSGFLARSDWPKLTRAAGSLSEAPIFIDDSPAISVLEMRAKSRRLKAEHNLGLVIVDYLQLMRGHKGSESREREISEISRSLKALAKELDVPVIALSQLNRSLESRQDKRPQLSDLRESGAIEQDADVILFVYRDEVYDKDNTENKGVAEIIVGKQRNGPVGTVKMRFFHEFTAFKNMDQRFDDVMASEVDGADDFAYFDTVEE; encoded by the coding sequence ATGGTTGACGATACTGGAAAAAATGATTTCACTCCCCGGGTTCCGCCCCAGAATATGATGGCTGAGCAGGCGGTGCTTGGTGGCGTCATGCTGGATAACCTGGCAATCAACAAAATTATGGATCTCATCGAACCGGCTGATTTTTATCGGGAGAGCAATCGAAAGATTTACCAGGTGATGATTGATCTGTCGCTCAAAGGTGAAGCCATAGATCTGGTAACCGTTACCGAGCGCTTGAAGGCTAAAAAGATGCTGGAACAGGTGGGCGGTGTGACCTATCTGTCTATGCTGGTGGACAGCATTCCGACGGCGGCCAATATCCTGTCCTATGCGAAAATAATCAAGGAAAAATCAATTTTGCGCCAGATGATTGGTGCTGCCACCACCATAGTCGGTTCCTGCTATGGTGAGGTTGCTGATGTGGAAGAACTGGTTGACCAGGCGGAAACAATTATTTTTAACGTGGCGGAGAAAAAAGTTAACCCCGCTTTTTCCCCCATTGAAGCGATTGTTAAGGACAGTTTCAGGGCAATTGAGCGGCTGTATGACAGTCCTGACCTGATTGCCGGCACACCTTCGGGATTTACCGATCTTGACAAGCTGACCTCCGGGTTCCAGCGTTCCGATTTGATTATCATTGCCGGCCGCCCAAGCATGGGCAAAACGGCCTTTGCCCTCAATATTGCCCAGAATGCTGCCGTCATTGCGGGTTTGCCGGTTGCCGTTTTTTCGCTGGAGATGGCGAAAGAACAATTGGTGGTCAGGATGCTCTGCTCCGAGGCTGAAGTTGATGCCCATAAGCTGAGGAGTGGCTTTCTGGCTCGTAGTGACTGGCCTAAACTCACCAGGGCGGCGGGGTCATTGTCCGAAGCACCGATTTTCATTGATGACTCGCCGGCAATCTCGGTTCTGGAGATGAGGGCCAAATCCCGGCGACTGAAAGCAGAGCACAATCTGGGGCTGGTTATCGTTGACTACCTGCAGCTCATGCGAGGGCACAAGGGATCGGAGAGCCGTGAGCGGGAAATTTCAGAGATATCCCGTTCCCTCAAGGCGCTGGCGAAAGAACTTGATGTGCCGGTGATTGCTCTTTCGCAGCTCAACAGAAGCCTGGAAAGCCGCCAGGATAAGCGACCGCAGCTTTCCGATTTACGTGAGTCCGGGGCGATTGAGCAGGATGCGGACGTTATTCTTTTTGTCTATCGCGATGAAGTCTATGATAAGGATAATACCGAGAACAAGGGCGTTGCGGAAATTATTGTCGGCAAACAGCGTAATGGACCGGTCGGTACGGTCAAAATGCGGTTTTTCCATGAATTTACCGCCTTTAAAAATATGGATCAGCGTTTTGATGATGTGATGGCCAGTGAAGTGGACGGCGCTGATGACTTTGCCTACTTTGATACGGTCGAAGAATGA